From a region of the Candidatus Hydrothermales bacterium genome:
- a CDS encoding prepilin-type N-terminal cleavage/methylation domain-containing protein: MITGKDAKGNKKRGFTLIELLSVVLIFTILLGIGVYSLKNLGEVSSESEAQRIVSLLNVWRESAISTQSSILVRRIGRGFGVSRLRAGFGEQHFANYNFVKLRFGISLATRGVEEALGVIESDGVVFPNDILIFDRRGGAVAGAFYLTDGRLDFAIGVTPSGRIKLWRWRNGAWREG; encoded by the coding sequence ATGATTACAGGAAAGGATGCGAAGGGTAATAAAAAGAGAGGGTTTACCTTAATAGAGCTTTTATCTGTTGTTCTTATCTTTACTATTCTACTAGGTATAGGCGTTTATTCTTTAAAAAATCTTGGGGAAGTCTCCTCTGAAAGTGAAGCACAACGTATTGTTAGTTTACTAAATGTTTGGAGAGAAAGTGCTATCTCTACCCAAAGTTCTATATTAGTGCGTAGGATTGGAAGAGGGTTTGGTGTTTCAAGATTAAGAGCTGGTTTTGGTGAGCAGCATTTTGCTAATTATAATTTTGTCAAACTAAGATTTGGTATAAGTCTTGCAACTAGGGGAGTTGAGGAGGCACTTGGTGTTATAGAAAGTGACGGTGTTGTTTTTCCAAATGATATTTTAATTTTTGATAGAAGAGGAGGAGCTGTTGCCGGGGCTTTCTATTTGACAGATGGAAGGTTAGATTTTGCAATAGGAGTTACACCCTCAGGAAGAATAAAACTTTGGAGGTGGAGAAATGGAGCCTGGAGGGAAGGCTAA
- a CDS encoding prepilin-type N-terminal cleavage/methylation domain-containing protein, producing the protein MEPGGKANFCRSGLTLIELLVSITIFGILFVGLLNALFFGLEANILNSQRIRAREIMTSHLDYLKNLPPDHPHIQDVRPGNGLFNLNNFDHLLVLDDRVTGMTWRIIWNIERDPQDPDLYDIRVFVLWRNDRFFVTAQTSYYRGGR; encoded by the coding sequence ATGGAGCCTGGAGGGAAGGCTAATTTTTGTAGAAGTGGCCTTACTTTGATAGAGCTTCTTGTATCAATAACTATATTTGGTATACTTTTTGTAGGTCTTTTAAATGCACTATTTTTTGGTCTTGAAGCAAATATCTTAAACAGTCAAAGAATAAGAGCAAGGGAAATAATGACCTCTCATCTTGACTATCTTAAGAACTTACCTCCAGATCATCCTCACATTCAAGATGTAAGACCTGGGAATGGTCTTTTTAATCTAAATAATTTTGATCACTTGTTAGTGTTAGATGACAGAGTGACTGGTATGACTTGGCGAATTATTTGGAATATAGAAAGGGATCCCCAAGATCCAGATCTTTATGATATTAGGGTTTTTGTTTTATGGAGAAACGATAGATTTTTTGTAACCGCTCAAACAAGTTACTATAGGGGGGGAAGATGA